One region of Priestia megaterium genomic DNA includes:
- the rapZ gene encoding RNase adapter RapZ, protein MSTGSVSDIQLVIITGMSGAGKTVAIQSFEDLGFFCVDNLPPTLLPKFLELMKESGNKMNKVALVMDLRGREFFESLFEALDNMSETTWVTPQILFLDAKDSVLVTRYKETRRSHPLAPSGLPLEGIGMERELLEELKGRAQLIYETSELKPRELREKILTQFSSHASQVFTVNVMSFGFKYGVPIDADLVFDVRFLPNPHYIDHMRPKTGLEEEVSSYVLKWTETQKFIEKVVDLLSFMLPQYKREGKSQLVIAIGCTGGQHRSVTLAEYLGHHFQNEYKTHISHRDIERRKENHR, encoded by the coding sequence ATGAGTACTGGGTCTGTAAGCGATATTCAATTAGTGATTATTACTGGAATGTCAGGTGCAGGAAAAACAGTAGCAATTCAGAGTTTTGAAGATTTAGGGTTCTTTTGTGTAGATAATTTACCCCCTACATTGCTACCGAAATTTTTGGAACTCATGAAAGAGTCAGGGAATAAAATGAATAAAGTTGCTCTTGTTATGGATTTGCGAGGCAGAGAGTTTTTTGAAAGCCTATTTGAAGCATTAGATAACATGAGTGAAACAACGTGGGTCACGCCACAAATTTTATTTTTAGATGCAAAAGATTCTGTACTGGTGACGCGCTACAAAGAAACGAGACGTTCACATCCGCTAGCTCCTTCGGGTTTACCGTTAGAAGGAATTGGTATGGAACGGGAGCTACTTGAGGAGTTAAAAGGAAGAGCTCAGCTTATTTATGAGACATCAGAGTTAAAGCCAAGAGAGCTTAGAGAAAAGATTTTAACTCAGTTTTCTTCGCACGCTTCACAAGTTTTTACTGTTAATGTGATGTCATTTGGTTTTAAATACGGGGTGCCTATTGACGCTGACTTAGTCTTTGATGTGCGCTTTTTGCCAAACCCTCACTATATTGACCATATGCGTCCTAAAACAGGGCTTGAAGAAGAGGTCTCTTCTTACGTATTAAAATGGACGGAAACTCAAAAGTTCATTGAAAAAGTAGTAGACCTACTTTCGTTTATGCTTCCGCAGTACAAGCGAGAAGGTAAAAGCCAGCTGGTCATCGCTATAGGGTGTACAGGGGGACAGCATCGCTCCGTCACATTAGCTGAATATTTAGGTCACCATTTCCAGAATGAATACAAAACTCATATTTCTCATCGTGACATTGAGAGGAGAAAGGAAAATCATAGATGA
- a CDS encoding 8-oxo-dGTP diphosphatase, with amino-acid sequence MQRVTNCVLMKDDKVLLLQKPRRNWWVAPGGKMEQGESVKDSVVREFREETGIYLKNPTVKGIFTFTMKENDQISSEWMMFTFFATDFDGTNVLESEEGKLGWHNLSEVSELPMAPGDHHIIDYVAKGSGVIYGNFTYTTDFELLSYRIDPC; translated from the coding sequence ATGCAAAGGGTCACAAATTGTGTATTAATGAAAGACGATAAAGTATTGTTGCTTCAAAAGCCACGAAGAAACTGGTGGGTGGCCCCGGGTGGGAAAATGGAGCAAGGAGAATCTGTAAAAGACTCTGTTGTAAGAGAATTTCGTGAAGAAACAGGAATTTATTTGAAAAATCCCACTGTAAAAGGTATTTTTACATTTACGATGAAAGAAAACGATCAAATTTCATCTGAGTGGATGATGTTTACTTTTTTTGCTACAGATTTTGATGGGACAAATGTGCTAGAATCAGAAGAAGGCAAACTCGGTTGGCATAATTTGAGTGAAGTAAGTGAATTGCCGATGGCCCCGGGAGATCATCACATTATCGATTATGTAGCAAAAGGGTCGGGTGTTATTTATGGCAACTTTACGTATACAACGGATTTCGAGTTATTATCTTATCGAATTGATCCTTGTTAA
- the trxB gene encoding thioredoxin-disulfide reductase, protein MTEEKIYDVIIIGAGPAGMTAAVYTSRADLSTLMIERGIPGGQMANTEDVENYPGYDHILGPDLSNKMFEHAKKFGAEYAYGDIKEIIDGEEYKTVRAGSKEYKTRSVIVATGAEYKKLGAPGEKELGGRGVSYCAVCDGAFFKGKELVVVGGGDSAVEEGVYLTRFATKVTIIHRRDELRAQKILQQRAFDNEKVDFIWNTTVKEVNEKDGKVGSVTLVDTKTGEEREFGADGVFIYVGMVPLTKPFESLNITNKEGYIETNEQMETKVPGVFAAGDVREKALRQIVTATGDGSIAAQAAQHYVEELKEKLKAIQQ, encoded by the coding sequence ATGACAGAAGAAAAAATTTATGATGTCATTATTATTGGGGCAGGTCCAGCAGGTATGACTGCTGCTGTATATACATCTCGTGCAGATTTATCAACACTAATGATTGAACGCGGAATTCCAGGCGGTCAAATGGCTAATACGGAAGATGTAGAAAACTATCCAGGTTATGATCATATCCTTGGTCCTGACCTTTCTAACAAAATGTTTGAGCATGCAAAAAAATTCGGTGCGGAATATGCGTACGGTGATATTAAAGAAATCATCGACGGAGAAGAATACAAGACAGTTCGTGCAGGCAGCAAAGAATATAAAACACGTTCAGTAATCGTTGCTACTGGTGCTGAATATAAAAAATTAGGTGCGCCAGGAGAAAAAGAACTAGGCGGCCGCGGCGTATCTTATTGTGCTGTATGTGACGGTGCATTCTTTAAAGGTAAAGAGCTAGTCGTTGTAGGCGGTGGAGACTCTGCGGTTGAGGAAGGCGTATATTTAACACGCTTCGCAACAAAAGTAACAATTATTCACCGACGCGATGAGCTTCGCGCGCAGAAAATCCTACAGCAGCGTGCATTTGACAACGAAAAAGTTGATTTTATTTGGAATACAACAGTCAAAGAAGTAAATGAAAAAGACGGTAAAGTAGGCAGCGTAACGTTAGTAGACACAAAAACAGGTGAAGAGCGCGAGTTTGGTGCGGACGGCGTATTCATTTATGTTGGAATGGTTCCACTAACAAAACCATTCGAAAGCCTAAACATCACGAATAAAGAAGGATATATTGAAACGAACGAGCAAATGGAAACAAAAGTACCAGGTGTGTTCGCAGCTGGAGACGTTCGTGAAAAGGCTCTTCGTCAAATTGTAACAGCTACAGGTGATGGCAGCATTGCTGCTCAAGCGGCTCAGCACTATGTAGAAGAGTTAAAAGAAAAGTTAAAAGCTATTCAGCAATAA
- a CDS encoding tetratricopeptide repeat protein — protein MEKHSKVIQKMAQVIPFSQTGDFYFEKALQAFEEEESDKALKYLTRANKENARNPQLLTNVGVALTEQGDYQDANELFLHVIHHMDDTLGSCYYYIANSYAHLGLFEESKKYAMYYIEHFPNGDLFRSATDLLDLLSIDVDEEDEEPKNQLGDMLIIKQEQAKRLLEATNFEEAVDLLTEIIDEYPEFWSAYNNLALAYFYLNKIDEAMDLLNEVLEKNPGNLHALCNQLIFYYYCHKHKEVEELTDGLSRVYPMSFEHRYKLGATFALIGQYKLSYRWLKKLYTQGFQGDNSFHYWLSYASYYTGHEAFSKEMWKLALEDVPDKEGEEPWRISQKAAKVFQSKVDVTAKKKCATNNVHDQLYSLYMAKKLPEQQRLLLLEEIKSSIHMSTLLDEVYTYVWQDKQHVIFEVADVIELEMESQTESDTQDLLSFWFYVYVQVYKQSYDFQHVNVNAWAAAVTYIWAKEQNQSITQADAAKQYSISAATVRKYSKIVNTLLN, from the coding sequence ATGGAAAAACACTCAAAAGTAATTCAAAAAATGGCACAAGTAATTCCATTTTCGCAAACGGGTGACTTCTATTTCGAAAAAGCGCTGCAGGCGTTTGAAGAAGAGGAGTCAGATAAAGCGCTCAAGTATTTAACGCGTGCAAACAAAGAAAATGCCCGTAATCCACAGCTTCTTACAAACGTTGGAGTAGCTTTAACGGAGCAGGGAGATTATCAAGATGCCAACGAGCTTTTTCTCCATGTGATTCATCATATGGACGATACATTAGGAAGCTGTTACTACTATATAGCCAACAGCTATGCGCATCTTGGACTGTTTGAAGAATCAAAAAAATACGCGATGTATTACATTGAGCATTTTCCAAATGGTGACCTCTTTCGATCGGCTACAGATCTGTTAGATTTACTATCAATTGATGTGGATGAAGAAGATGAAGAGCCTAAAAATCAGCTAGGCGACATGCTGATTATAAAACAAGAACAAGCAAAACGACTGCTTGAAGCAACGAATTTTGAAGAAGCAGTGGATTTGTTAACTGAAATAATTGATGAGTATCCAGAATTCTGGTCTGCATATAATAATTTAGCGTTAGCTTATTTTTATTTAAATAAAATTGATGAGGCAATGGATTTGCTGAATGAAGTATTGGAGAAAAACCCTGGAAATCTTCATGCGTTATGCAATCAGCTGATTTTCTATTATTATTGCCATAAGCATAAAGAAGTTGAGGAGCTTACAGACGGGCTTAGCCGCGTTTATCCGATGTCATTTGAACACCGCTATAAGCTTGGAGCAACATTTGCGTTGATTGGTCAATACAAACTATCATACAGATGGTTAAAAAAGCTTTATACACAAGGTTTTCAAGGAGACAACTCATTTCATTATTGGCTTTCATACGCCTCTTACTATACTGGACATGAAGCCTTCTCTAAAGAAATGTGGAAGCTGGCATTGGAAGACGTTCCTGATAAAGAAGGAGAGGAGCCTTGGCGCATCAGTCAAAAAGCTGCGAAGGTTTTTCAATCGAAAGTGGATGTTACAGCGAAAAAGAAGTGTGCAACAAACAATGTTCACGATCAGCTTTACAGCTTGTATATGGCAAAAAAGCTTCCTGAACAGCAGCGTCTGCTTCTTTTAGAAGAAATCAAATCGTCCATACATATGAGTACACTTTTGGATGAAGTATATACGTATGTATGGCAGGATAAACAACATGTGATTTTTGAGGTGGCAGATGTTATTGAACTGGAGATGGAATCGCAGACTGAAAGTGATACCCAGGATCTTTTAAGCTTTTGGTTTTATGTATATGTACAGGTATATAAACAATCCTATGATTTTCAGCATGTGAACGTAAATGCATGGGCTGCAGCCGTCACATATATATGGGCGAAAGAACAAAACCAGTCTATTACTCAAGCCGATGCGGCAAAACAATATTCCATTTCGGCTGCAACAGTTAGAAAGTACAGTAAAATTGTGAATACGTTATTAAATTGA
- the hisIE gene encoding bifunctional phosphoribosyl-AMP cyclohydrolase/phosphoribosyl-ATP diphosphatase HisIE: MTIENIKFNSDGLVPAIVQDAVSKEVLTLAYMNEESLQKSIDTRETWFYSRSRQELWHKGATSGNTQKIVSMAYDCDADSLVVKVEPQGPACHTGAYSCFNETILGENKQNDNRFAIINELEEVIAKREAEMPEGAYTTYLFDKGVDKILKKVGEEAGEVIIAAKNRDHDELKWEVADLLYHVLVLLREQKLPLDDVLSVLKERHSS; this comes from the coding sequence ATGACGATTGAAAACATTAAATTCAACAGTGATGGACTTGTGCCAGCTATTGTACAAGATGCTGTGAGTAAAGAAGTTTTAACATTGGCTTATATGAACGAAGAATCACTTCAAAAATCAATTGATACACGTGAAACATGGTTTTACAGCCGTTCTCGACAAGAGTTATGGCACAAGGGCGCAACCTCTGGGAACACACAAAAAATTGTGAGCATGGCATATGACTGTGATGCTGATTCTCTTGTTGTAAAAGTGGAGCCTCAAGGTCCTGCTTGTCATACGGGGGCTTACAGCTGTTTTAATGAAACAATTCTTGGCGAAAATAAACAAAATGATAATCGGTTTGCTATTATTAATGAGCTAGAAGAAGTGATTGCTAAGCGTGAAGCTGAAATGCCAGAAGGAGCTTATACGACGTACTTGTTCGATAAAGGCGTAGATAAAATCCTCAAAAAAGTAGGAGAAGAAGCAGGTGAAGTGATTATTGCAGCAAAAAATCGTGACCATGATGAGCTGAAGTGGGAAGTTGCGGATTTACTGTACCACGTACTTGTTTTACTTCGTGAGCAAAAGCTGCCTTTGGACGATGTCCTATCAGTATTAAAGGAACGTCACTCTAGCTAA
- the hisF gene encoding imidazole glycerol phosphate synthase subunit HisF translates to MITKRIIPCLDVKDGRVVKGVQFVELRDAGDPVELAKFYDEEGADELVFLDISASHEGRKTMVHVVEEVASQLAIPFTVGGGINALEDMKRMLRAGADKVSLNTAAVLNPALITEGSDFFGAQCIVVAIDAKYDESLQSWRVYTHGGRNATDWEVIDWAREAVKRGAGEILLTSMDKDGEKSGFDLALTKAVSQAVSVPVIASGGAGNGQDFVDAFEKGEADAALAASIFHYKETSVKEIKSYAKQQGVSIR, encoded by the coding sequence ATGATTACAAAACGAATCATTCCTTGTTTAGATGTAAAGGACGGCCGTGTGGTAAAAGGAGTTCAGTTTGTGGAACTTCGAGATGCAGGAGATCCTGTAGAGTTGGCGAAATTTTATGATGAAGAAGGCGCAGATGAATTAGTCTTTTTAGATATTTCTGCTTCTCATGAAGGACGCAAAACAATGGTACATGTTGTAGAAGAAGTAGCATCTCAGCTAGCGATTCCTTTTACGGTGGGCGGAGGAATTAATGCATTAGAAGATATGAAGAGAATGCTTCGTGCTGGTGCAGACAAAGTGTCATTAAATACAGCGGCCGTACTCAATCCAGCACTGATTACAGAAGGGTCCGACTTTTTTGGAGCTCAGTGTATTGTGGTAGCAATCGATGCTAAGTACGATGAAAGCTTACAATCATGGCGAGTCTATACACACGGAGGCCGCAATGCAACGGACTGGGAAGTAATCGACTGGGCAAGAGAAGCAGTGAAGCGCGGTGCGGGTGAGATCTTGTTAACGAGCATGGATAAAGACGGCGAAAAGTCAGGGTTTGATTTAGCGTTAACCAAAGCAGTCAGCCAAGCGGTGAGCGTTCCTGTTATTGCTTCTGGCGGCGCAGGAAATGGTCAAGATTTTGTCGATGCGTTTGAAAAAGGAGAAGCTGACGCGGCTTTGGCGGCTTCAATCTTTCACTATAAAGAAACATCTGTAAAAGAAATTAAAAGCTATGCAAAACAACAAGGAGTGAGCATTCGATGA
- the hisA gene encoding 1-(5-phosphoribosyl)-5-[(5-phosphoribosylamino)methylideneamino]imidazole-4-carboxamide isomerase: MSKFEIYPAIDMRGGKCVRLLQGDYTKETVYGDSPVDMATQFASEGAQWIHMVDLDGAKAAKRVNDEFVLGVKKKLNVRVQIGGGIRSEADVAYYLENGIDRVILGSAAISNPEFVKKMLKEYGARIAIGIDARDGYVATEGWVETSTIKATELGKELANAGAETFIFTDISTDGMLSGPNVEGIVEMAKATGKGVIASGGVSKLADLDALKKYEADGVIGAIVGKALYTNKFTVAEALQEVKA; the protein is encoded by the coding sequence ATGAGCAAATTTGAAATATATCCAGCCATTGATATGCGCGGAGGGAAGTGCGTCCGTTTGCTTCAAGGAGATTACACAAAAGAAACGGTGTACGGAGACTCTCCGGTAGATATGGCCACACAATTCGCAAGTGAAGGCGCTCAGTGGATTCACATGGTTGATTTAGACGGCGCAAAAGCGGCTAAGCGCGTGAATGATGAATTTGTGCTAGGCGTGAAAAAGAAATTAAATGTACGTGTGCAAATTGGAGGAGGCATTCGCTCAGAAGCTGACGTTGCTTACTATTTAGAAAACGGAATTGACCGCGTTATTTTAGGAAGTGCAGCTATTTCAAATCCTGAATTTGTGAAAAAAATGTTGAAGGAATATGGTGCGCGTATTGCTATTGGTATTGATGCACGTGATGGCTATGTTGCGACGGAAGGCTGGGTGGAAACATCTACAATCAAAGCGACAGAACTAGGAAAAGAATTGGCTAATGCTGGTGCGGAAACATTTATTTTCACGGATATTTCTACAGATGGTATGCTGTCTGGTCCTAATGTGGAAGGAATTGTTGAAATGGCTAAGGCTACTGGAAAAGGTGTGATTGCATCAGGGGGAGTTAGTAAGCTTGCTGATCTAGATGCACTAAAGAAATATGAAGCTGACGGCGTTATTGGTGCGATTGTAGGGAAAGCACTTTATACAAATAAGTTTACAGTAGCTGAAGCACTTCAAGAGGTGAAAGCGTAA
- the hisH gene encoding imidazole glycerol phosphate synthase subunit HisH, with product MIGIIDYGMGNLYSVSKALERLNYDYIISADPAELRKAKGLILPGVGAFKDAMEQLNQTKLTDFIKEEVEKGMPLLGICLGMQLLFEESDENGVTKGLELLKGRVERIPGITAEGQTYKVPHMGWNSLDFHQQSALLDGISAGHVYFVHSYYVKTNDQDVLLATSPYDVEVPAVVGKEHVFGTQFHPEKSSAIGMQMLQNYANFVEKRSPSYEQI from the coding sequence ATGATTGGCATTATTGACTATGGGATGGGAAACTTATACAGCGTAAGTAAAGCTCTTGAACGATTAAACTATGACTATATCATCTCCGCAGATCCTGCAGAACTAAGAAAGGCAAAAGGGCTGATTCTTCCTGGAGTTGGAGCATTCAAAGATGCGATGGAACAGCTGAATCAAACAAAGCTGACGGACTTTATTAAAGAAGAAGTAGAAAAAGGAATGCCTTTGCTTGGAATTTGTTTAGGTATGCAGCTTTTATTTGAAGAAAGCGATGAGAACGGTGTAACAAAAGGGTTGGAACTGTTAAAAGGGAGAGTCGAGCGTATTCCCGGCATTACTGCCGAAGGACAGACATATAAAGTTCCGCATATGGGCTGGAACTCTTTAGATTTTCATCAGCAGTCCGCTCTGCTTGATGGAATCAGTGCAGGTCACGTGTACTTTGTTCACTCTTATTACGTAAAAACAAACGACCAAGACGTGCTTTTAGCAACAAGTCCTTATGATGTTGAAGTTCCAGCAGTTGTTGGAAAAGAACACGTATTTGGCACTCAATTCCACCCTGAAAAAAGCAGTGCAATCGGAATGCAAATGCTTCAAAATTATGCAAACTTCGTAGAGAAAAGGAGCCCATCGTATGAGCAAATTTGA
- the hisB gene encoding imidazoleglycerol-phosphate dehydratase HisB, protein MRESSIKRTTNETDIALAIGIDGEGKANIDTGVPFLNHMLDLFTKHGQFNLDVKADGDTEIDDHHTTEDIGICLGQTFKEALGDKKGIKRYGNAFVPMDDALAQVVVDLSNRPHFEFKGDIPASRVGTFDTELVYEFLWKFALESRMNVHVIVHYGKNTHHIIEAVFKALARALDEATTIDPRVKGVPSTKGML, encoded by the coding sequence ATGAGAGAGTCAAGTATTAAACGTACAACAAACGAAACGGATATTGCATTAGCGATTGGAATCGATGGAGAAGGAAAAGCGAACATTGATACAGGCGTTCCTTTTTTAAATCATATGCTCGATTTATTTACAAAACACGGACAGTTTAACCTTGATGTAAAAGCAGATGGAGACACGGAGATTGATGATCACCATACAACGGAAGATATCGGTATTTGCCTTGGTCAAACGTTCAAAGAAGCGCTCGGTGATAAAAAAGGAATTAAACGCTATGGAAATGCGTTTGTACCAATGGATGACGCGTTAGCCCAAGTCGTAGTAGATTTAAGCAATCGTCCTCATTTTGAATTTAAAGGTGACATTCCCGCTTCGCGCGTCGGTACATTTGATACAGAGCTTGTATATGAATTTTTATGGAAATTTGCATTAGAATCTCGCATGAATGTACATGTAATCGTACACTACGGTAAAAATACGCACCACATTATTGAAGCGGTATTTAAGGCATTAGCACGTGCTTTGGACGAAGCGACAACGATTGATCCGCGTGTCAAAGGTGTGCCTTCGACGAAAGGGATGTTGTAA
- the hisD gene encoding histidinol dehydrogenase, whose amino-acid sequence MKITRVTEQVSLKRTIDQGTSAQREIVVNILKQVQEQKDEALKRYTAQFDGVELSSLLVTEQEKKRAYELVDADMLSIIREAADNIRDYHERMVEQSWMTTKEDGTILGQKVTPLDAVGVYVPGGLAAYPSSVLMNVIPAQVAGVKRIVMVSPPGKDGALPAGVVVAASELGVEEIYKVGGAQAVGALAYGTETIQPVDKIVGPGNIFVALAKREVYGLVDIDSIAGPSEIVVLADDTAKPNEVAADLLSQAEHDKLASSILVTPSMKLAEAVKEEVERQVESLPRKEIAKPSIDNHGAIYVTGSLEEAVEAVNQLAPEHLEIMTESPLELLGSIRHAGAIFLGRYSSEPVGDYFAGPNHVLPTNGTAKFSSPLSVDSFVKKSSIISYSQQALQKNVSKIAAFARLEGLEAHARAVEERFKK is encoded by the coding sequence TTGAAAATTACACGTGTAACAGAACAAGTGAGCTTAAAGCGTACGATTGATCAAGGGACGAGTGCCCAAAGAGAAATTGTCGTAAATATTTTAAAGCAAGTGCAAGAGCAAAAAGACGAAGCTTTAAAAAGATATACAGCCCAATTTGACGGCGTTGAGCTTTCTTCTTTGCTTGTGACAGAACAAGAAAAGAAGCGTGCTTATGAGCTGGTTGATGCAGATATGCTGTCAATCATTCGTGAAGCTGCTGACAACATTCGTGATTACCACGAAAGAATGGTCGAGCAGTCTTGGATGACAACAAAAGAAGACGGCACCATTTTAGGGCAGAAAGTAACGCCTTTAGATGCAGTAGGTGTTTATGTACCGGGAGGTCTTGCAGCGTATCCTTCTTCCGTTTTAATGAATGTCATTCCTGCTCAAGTGGCAGGTGTAAAACGTATCGTGATGGTTTCACCTCCAGGAAAAGACGGCGCGCTTCCTGCTGGAGTAGTTGTAGCAGCGAGTGAGCTTGGGGTCGAAGAGATTTATAAAGTAGGGGGAGCTCAGGCAGTAGGAGCACTTGCCTATGGAACAGAAACAATTCAACCCGTCGATAAAATTGTAGGGCCTGGTAATATCTTTGTTGCATTGGCGAAGAGAGAAGTATATGGCTTAGTAGACATTGACTCAATTGCTGGACCTAGTGAAATTGTCGTACTAGCAGACGATACGGCTAAGCCGAACGAAGTGGCCGCTGATTTATTGTCTCAAGCAGAACATGACAAATTAGCTTCAAGTATTTTAGTTACGCCTTCTATGAAGTTAGCCGAAGCTGTTAAAGAAGAAGTGGAAAGGCAAGTAGAATCTTTACCACGTAAAGAAATTGCCAAACCTTCTATTGATAACCATGGCGCTATTTATGTGACCGGGTCATTAGAAGAAGCGGTTGAAGCTGTGAATCAATTAGCCCCTGAGCATTTAGAAATTATGACTGAAAGTCCGCTTGAACTTTTAGGTTCCATTCGTCATGCCGGTGCTATTTTTCTAGGAAGATACAGTTCAGAACCTGTTGGCGATTATTTCGCTGGACCAAACCATGTTCTTCCAACCAATGGGACAGCAAAATTCTCAAGTCCTTTATCAGTTGATTCATTTGTAAAAAAGTCTAGTATTATTTCATACAGCCAACAAGCCCTGCAGAAAAATGTCTCAAAAATCGCAGCGTTTGCTCGTTTAGAAGGGCTAGAAGCTCATGCAAGGGCAGTTGAAGAACGCTTTAAAAAATAA
- the hisG gene encoding ATP phosphoribosyltransferase, with amino-acid sequence MSELLTIAMPKGRIFEEAAELLRQADFQLPPEFDDSRKLIVDIPEENMRFILAKPMDVTTYVEYGVADLGIAGKDVMLEEERDVYELLDLNISKCHLAVAGLPNAKKSEIAQKVATKYPNVASTYFREQGEQVEIIKLNGSIELAPLIGLADRIVDIVSTGQTLKENGLVELEHIEDITSRLIVNPVSYRLKDERIDDLVNRLAQVVQPV; translated from the coding sequence ATGAGTGAACTATTAACAATTGCAATGCCAAAAGGACGTATTTTTGAAGAAGCAGCTGAACTTTTGCGTCAAGCAGACTTTCAATTGCCGCCAGAATTTGACGATTCGCGCAAGCTGATTGTAGACATTCCTGAAGAGAACATGCGCTTTATTTTAGCGAAACCAATGGACGTTACTACTTATGTAGAATACGGAGTAGCGGATCTTGGTATTGCAGGCAAAGACGTAATGTTAGAAGAAGAACGAGATGTCTATGAGCTGTTGGATTTAAATATTAGTAAATGTCATCTGGCCGTTGCCGGCTTGCCTAATGCTAAAAAATCAGAAATTGCTCAAAAAGTGGCAACCAAATATCCAAATGTAGCATCTACTTATTTCAGGGAGCAAGGAGAGCAAGTAGAGATTATTAAATTGAATGGTTCGATTGAATTAGCGCCTTTAATCGGCCTTGCTGATCGGATTGTTGATATTGTATCAACAGGACAAACACTAAAAGAGAACGGACTTGTTGAATTGGAGCACATTGAAGATATTACATCGCGTTTGATTGTGAACCCTGTAAGCTATCGTTTAAAAGACGAACGAATTGATGATTTAGTGAATCGTTTAGCCCAAGTGGTTCAACCTGTATAA
- a CDS encoding ATP phosphoribosyltransferase regulatory subunit codes for MSKLFMFEKPLGMRDTLPALFERKKQVRSQLADEISSWGYQYMATPTVEYYETVGSASAILDQQLFKLLDKEGHTLVLRPDVTTPFARVAASKLLNNSPLRLAYEANVFRAQQREGGRPAEFEQIGVELIGDATMSSDAEVIALMIGALKRAGLKSFKVAIGHIGFVNSLFLEIVGNEERANVLRRFLYEKNYVGYRNHVKDLNLSSIDKQRLLQLLNLRGDEKKIEEAVELVENEAGQKAAGDLKKLWNMLDAYGVTDEIKIDFNLVSHMSYYTGILFEVFAENVGFHIGNGGRYDQLLEKFASKTPATGFGIQLDRLIEALGEEVYEPSVVYGILYSQERLDEALALAAEQRKQGYRVVTQEIAGVDDVDVFTAQFEEVTFLIGKRGKGGQ; via the coding sequence ATGTCAAAGTTATTTATGTTTGAAAAACCCCTTGGAATGAGAGATACCCTGCCAGCTCTTTTTGAAAGAAAAAAACAAGTTCGCAGTCAGCTGGCAGATGAAATCAGCAGCTGGGGCTATCAATATATGGCAACACCTACTGTGGAATACTACGAGACGGTAGGAAGCGCATCAGCTATTTTAGATCAACAATTGTTTAAACTTTTAGATAAAGAAGGGCATACGCTTGTGCTGCGACCGGATGTAACAACGCCATTTGCACGTGTGGCCGCTTCAAAACTTTTAAATAATTCTCCTTTGCGCTTAGCTTATGAAGCAAATGTATTCCGAGCTCAGCAGCGTGAGGGTGGCCGCCCGGCGGAGTTTGAACAAATAGGCGTTGAGCTAATTGGAGACGCTACGATGAGCAGCGATGCTGAAGTCATTGCTCTCATGATCGGCGCATTAAAAAGAGCGGGACTTAAATCATTTAAAGTCGCAATTGGCCACATCGGGTTCGTTAATTCGCTTTTTTTAGAGATTGTCGGAAATGAAGAACGTGCTAACGTGCTTCGCCGCTTTTTATATGAGAAAAATTACGTGGGTTATCGTAATCATGTAAAAGATTTGAATCTATCTTCTATCGATAAACAGCGTCTCCTTCAGCTGCTTAACCTGCGTGGAGATGAAAAGAAGATTGAAGAAGCGGTTGAACTCGTTGAAAACGAAGCTGGGCAAAAAGCAGCCGGTGATTTGAAAAAGCTATGGAATATGCTTGATGCGTACGGTGTAACGGATGAAATTAAAATTGATTTTAACTTAGTCAGTCATATGAGCTATTACACAGGTATTTTATTTGAAGTTTTTGCTGAAAACGTTGGTTTCCATATCGGTAATGGAGGACGTTATGACCAGCTTCTTGAAAAATTCGCGTCTAAAACACCAGCTACAGGATTTGGAATTCAGCTCGACCGCTTAATTGAAGCGCTGGGCGAAGAAGTATATGAGCCTTCAGTAGTATACGGCATATTATATAGTCAAGAGCGTTTAGATGAGGCATTAGCTTTAGCTGCTGAACAGCGCAAGCAAGGATACCGGGTAGTGACTCAGGAAATTGCGGGCGTTGATGATGTTGATGTATTTACTGCACAGTTTGAAGAAGTCACGTTTCTAATTGGAAAACGAGGCAAGGGGGGACAATAA